The Pyrenophora tritici-repentis strain M4 chromosome 9, whole genome shotgun sequence sequence AAGGAAAAAACCACATCATCCCCCACCGACTATAAGCCTTCTTTGAAGATACTCCTCCGGCTCTCCGTGGGGCTGTTTTCTCTGCTTCCTCTGCTAGCCCTGTGCTGGTGTTGGCTGGCACTCGGCATAGTTGCCGTTGCCCCACCGCGATAACTGGTATCGGCATCCATGACGGGTCTGGGGCTGACGCCTCTAAGGCTAGTAGCAGCGTTATCGTCGCCAAAGGGGTTGCGCGCATCAAGATGCTCGTCGTACTCGTCGCGGGTGCGACTACGACCGCGGGCTGGCTCAGTAGCCGCAGTGGCGAAGGGGTTGGCGGTTTGCTGGTGCGAGGCTGGCGGTTCATGAAGACCAAGTTCCTGCTCCTCGTAGTATGCCTCGTCGCCCACACGCGAACTCCACGCTTCGTCTGGGTCCAGGCGACTGCCTGCTCCTCGGCCCCCACCCACGCCTCGCTGTCCGTTGTAGCCAGAGTCTTCGTAGCCGCTGCCTGTGGTGTACCGGTTATTCCTGTTCTTGAACTTGTTGATTTGGGCGTCGAACCAGCCCTTGATGCCGGTGGGTGCGGGGCCAGGGTAGTTGGAAGCTTCGGCGCTTGAGGCGTTGCTCCTGAAGGCTGCTATCGGGTTCATCGACGGTGGTGGCAGACCATTGCGTGAGGCATTCCAGCGGGCATAAAAGTACCACCCACAGTAGGAAAATACCAGTAGCAACAGGAGTATTATGAAAAACACACCCCAGCCGTTCATGGTGGCGGTGGTCGTGTGGTTGTTGTTTGTGGGACAGAGGTGAGATTAAGGTCGCATGTACGTGTGTTGGGCAGATGGGGTCGCAATTGCGCGGATTCCGTGGATTGGCTTTCTGGACGCACGAAAATTGCTGGCTTCACTGCAGAAGCAGGTGGCGGAGGTGTATGAAATGTCTCGCCGTGTCTGGCATGCAGCGTCGTCTTCGTCTGCGCCGCAAAAGTCAACTGTTGGTGTAGCTGAGATCAGGCACAGCCGCGCAGCTGCCTCGTTCGGCGTCGTGTGCTTGCCAAGTGATGACGTAACACGTGCTTACACTGCTGCGTGCCGCCCATTGCCAGAGAACCTTCCAAACAAAAGTCAAGGAAGCCCCTTTTGCAATTCAAGAAACATGATGGGTCTCAAGTGATAGGTATCTGCTTTCTCTGCGAAAAGCAACTTGGGCATGCTGGGTTTCAACATCATGTCTGCTTTTTGTCTCACCCGCTGCTCGTCCTCCAACATGACGTACAGGGACTAGCGCACCTGTCAGACGGGAAATAAGGCAGGTGGGATGGATTTAGATCGGGCGGCGACTTCATGCAAGAGGTGCTAGATGATGTTTGCCATGAGGGTTCCTAAGGTGTCAACCTCATGAATGTAGACGTCTAGTAATTGTCCTGTTCCTTCTTCTATCTGATAACACAATTGATCGACATCCCGTGGACCCAGGACCCCTCATTGATCTCATCGCACAAGGCTGAGCTGACTCAGTCCCGGCACTTACCGACAATGACCTCCACAGACGAACAGGCCAAGAAGATGATCAGCACGATTCAGAGTATCGATGGAACTTCCGAAATAGTCGTCACCCTGCAAGAGAACAACGACGCTACAAAGCCACCGACTTTGCTCAACATATCATCGCGCTCTCTTACGACGCCCGGCCAAGACCACACAGCCTCAGAGCGCGCAACACATGTCATCATCTCCCTGGGATCCGGTGGTCAATTGGCAGAGAAATTCTTCACGGGTGTTGTGCATCCGATACTACAATCCATCTACGGAGAACCCGGCATTCAATCAATAAAAGTGCATACAACCACCTCAGCCACCAGCATTTTAGAACTCACAGACAACACCCTGTTCCCCGCGGCCAATAATGGCAAATCACTCCGCATCATCCTCCTATCAGGCGACGGCGGCATTGTTGACCTCGTAAATAGCCTATCAGCCCATACCCGCAGCGCCACATACATACGCCCTGAAGTCGTATTACTCCCGCTTGGAACGGCAAACGCCCTCTATCATTCCATAAACGTGGGGAAACAACATGTCTGGGGTCTGGACGCCCTCGCCTCTACCACTGCCAAGCCCCTTCCCCTCTTCACCGCCACCTTCTCCCCAGGCGCCCGTCTCCTAACCAACGAAGGCCAAGATGAAGAGCAGCTTCCACAAGATAGCGAGGGAAACGGTGTCCTCCATGGCGCCGTAGTAGCTAGTTGGGGCATGCACGCCTCTCTTGTTGCAGACAGCGATACAAAATTTTACCGCCAATACGGCGTCGAGCGTTTCAAAATGGCTGCAAAAGAAGCCTTATACCCCGCCGACGGCTCACCCCCACACCCGTACAAAGCCAAACTCTCCGTTTCCAAAGGAAAAGGCGTGTGGAGTGAATTCGCCGAAGATGAACACATGTACGTTCTCGCAACCCTTGTTTCGAATCTCGAACAACCGTTTTGTATTTCCCCGGAGAGTAAGCCGTTGGATGGGAGTTTGCATATAGTGCATTTTGGCCCGAGGAATGGGGACGAGGTTATGCGCATTATGGGGTTGGCGTATCAGGGGGGTAAACATGTGCAGGATGAAGAGGTCATGTATGAGAGTATCGATGGACTTCGGATTGAGTTTCAGGGCATGGAAGGTGAGGGGAGGTGGCGGAGGATATGTGTGGATGGCAAGATTGTGAGGGTTGATGGTGAGGGGTGGGTAGAGGTGAGGAAGGAGGATAAGATTGTGTTGGATGTTGTGGTTGTTTGAGAGGATCTGAATTTTTCATGTCATACACGATTTGGTCAATTATCAATGCACGAGTATGCAATATCAAGAAACTGCAATTACGTTACTAAGCACTAAAGGGATATCTGTGTCTAGTCTGAAAAGAAAGTCGTAAAACCGTAATGTGTGTGCAAACTCCACACCATTTTAAACATCTCTACTGCCCATACATTGATGTTGGATACGGCGGTCGATGGACGTATTGCACCTGTTGTCCCGCGAAGTCTTGTGGATTATACGAGTACTTTGGCTGTCCGTTATGCTCCTCCTTCGTCTCCTGCATGGTCGGTAACTCGGACGCGAAGCCCTTGTTATCGGGTACTGGCGACCGCATACCATCTGATGGTGTCCAGGAACTCGGTCGCGAGGAAGCTGAGCTTTGTGATGTGGTTGACCAGCGCTCGTCATGGCCCTTTGGGGAATATTGCGAGGGTTCGGAGACGCTGGATTTGCGGTTGTCGTTGGGGTGGAGGTAGGAAGGTGATGGTTGGGGGTGGTAAAAGTCGCCTGGTAGTTCTGTGACGAAATTGTTTTCGCCTAGGAGCTGCTTCGGTGGTATAGGGGGCGCGTATTGCTGGCTAACATGGCTCTGTGACAATGACGGCGAGTGTGCGTGTCGTGGCGACATGGGCATTACATAAGGTTGTTGTGGTGATGAGTTTGGCGTTCTTCGCTCCGAGCGGTCTGCCGGGTTGACTGTCCTCAGCCGCCCATTCTCCATCATCGCTTGTATCGCGCCCTGGTCAAGCAGCTCAGCCTTCTTGACCAGTCGTTCCACCATAATCTTCGCTGCAGCCTTCATTTCCTTCTTTACAAAGCTGAGCATCGTCATGTTGCACTTGATCTCCACATCCTCCCTGATGTAGAGGCCTTCCGGTGGCGCATTGGAACCCAACTCCCTCGGCTCTGGTGGCTCTCCAGGCTGGTTGCCGCATATCTGCCACTTGTTGCGCAAGTCGACATTCGCAGGCGCATAGGTGTGTGTCTGCAGACCGAACGGGAGGTCGTGAAAAACTCCTCGAAATTTGATGGCGCCGCTGCCAATCTTGCCAATGCCGGGGATATATTGTATACGCTGTGAAATCTCGTACCAAGTCGAGTAGAATTCGTCAGCTGGAGCGTCGCGTGGTGCTTTGATGGCCTCGTGGCCGGTGACGAGAGGGTTGAGCTCGATAATCTCGCCGTGGCTGTGAAGAAAGTCGATGGCGAGTTGTCGCGGTATAAAAGACGGAATGGGTGTAATATTGACGTACTGCGCCTTCTTGCGCATGATGTTCATGGTCGACAAAGTCGGCAGTAAGAGAGTGTCGAGGTAAAGGTTCTTTTCGAATCCAACTGCGAGTTTGAGAGAGTGGTAGGCCAAACGCCCGGCAGGCGAGCCGGTACAGTGGGAGTAATAAGCTTCTTGCTGACGGTACGGTATCCCTGCTTGTGTAGTCGGCATGCGCTTGTATCTGCTAGCCGGTGGTAATCTCACACAGCCCTAGATCGACGCCGCGAAACGCGTCATGCACGTGGTCTGTGGTGGGTTATGTGATGTCAAAAAATGCCAGATCCGCGTGCTTTCTTCCTCATCTTGTAGGATTGATGCCCATC is a genomic window containing:
- a CDS encoding LCB5, Sphingosine kinase and enzyme related to eukaryotic diacylglycerol kinase, translating into MTSTDEQAKKMISTIQSIDGTSEIVVTLQENNDATKPPTLLNISSRSLTTPGQDHTASERATHVIISLGSGGQLAEKFFTGVVHPILQSIYGEPGIQSIKVHTTTSATSILELTDNTLFPAANNGKSLRIILLSGDGGIVDLVNSLSAHTRSATYIRPEVVLLPLGTANALYHSINVGKQHVWGLDALASTTAKPLPLFTATFSPGARLLTNEGQDEEQLPQDSEGNGVLHGAVVASWGMHASLVADSDTKFYRQYGVERFKMAAKEALYPADGSPPHPYKAKLSVSKGKGVWSEFAEDEHMYVLATLVSNLEQPFCISPESKPLDGSLHIVHFGPRNGDEVMRIMGLAYQGGKHVQDEEVMYESIDGLRIEFQGMEGEGRWRRICVDGKIVRVDGEGWVEVRKEDKIVLDVVVV